The proteins below come from a single Sphingomonas carotinifaciens genomic window:
- a CDS encoding phosphoribosyltransferase, translating into MPTPDLTPIEQARFVADTLAIAEQLAADTAWRADFIVGIGRGGLVPGTFLSHATGLPMLSVDYSSQEPAFSADLLVQLARRTAGGTRLVFVDDINDSGRTIRFIRAALADAGADMAAVRFATLIDNVTSTERVDYFAQRIDRTVFKNWFVFPWEAVAPAESVVEDAQAVPERLG; encoded by the coding sequence ATGCCTACCCCCGACCTGACACCGATCGAACAGGCACGGTTCGTTGCCGATACGCTGGCGATCGCCGAGCAGCTGGCGGCGGACACGGCGTGGCGGGCCGACTTCATCGTCGGCATCGGGCGGGGCGGACTGGTGCCCGGTACGTTCCTGAGCCATGCCACCGGCCTGCCGATGCTGTCGGTGGATTATTCCTCGCAGGAACCGGCATTTTCCGCGGACCTGCTGGTGCAACTGGCGCGGCGCACGGCGGGGGGCACGCGGTTGGTGTTCGTGGACGACATCAACGATAGCGGGCGCACGATCCGCTTCATCCGGGCGGCGTTGGCCGATGCGGGAGCGGATATGGCGGCGGTGCGCTTCGCGACGCTGATCGACAACGTCACCTCGACCGAGCGGGTGGATTATTTCGCGCAGCGAATCGACCGGACCGTGTTCAAGAACTGGTTCGTCTTCCCCTGGGAGGCGGTAGCCCCGGCCGAGAGCGTGGTCGAGGATGCGCAGGCCGTGCCTGAGCGGCTGGGCTGA
- a CDS encoding AraC family transcriptional regulator, which translates to MVAYRLKPPTSLVGLIAGAGIYHAGGGVGQVAVDWLLPGPAQICVMLGGGPMTAMIGARRFDPVPSVALCGPTSQVVRVQTQGGRVLSLGLTAQAWARLTRHSASTAHNRFMPLHAMLPTGAAATLAEAMVVAATGSDPMDTIEAALAPLLAVPHDDEPMITALIAVLNEGGHHSASAVAERLGMSEHTLRRIAVRYFGMTPKLLLMRVRFLRAFVRLFVLGPNGRYDPLEDGYFDVPHFLRDARYFLGMTPRQFMAMPTPFLDAVLRNR; encoded by the coding sequence ATGGTTGCCTATCGATTGAAGCCGCCGACGTCGTTGGTGGGGTTGATCGCGGGCGCAGGCATCTATCATGCCGGAGGGGGCGTGGGGCAGGTGGCGGTCGATTGGCTGCTGCCGGGGCCGGCGCAGATCTGCGTGATGCTGGGTGGCGGGCCGATGACTGCGATGATAGGCGCGCGTCGCTTCGATCCGGTGCCATCGGTGGCGCTGTGCGGTCCAACGTCGCAGGTGGTCCGGGTGCAGACGCAAGGGGGGCGGGTGCTGTCGCTGGGGCTGACCGCACAGGCCTGGGCACGGCTGACACGCCACTCCGCCAGCACGGCGCACAACCGCTTCATGCCATTGCATGCGATGCTGCCCACCGGGGCGGCGGCGACGCTGGCGGAGGCGATGGTGGTCGCGGCAACGGGCTCCGATCCGATGGACACGATCGAGGCGGCGCTGGCACCGCTTCTGGCCGTGCCGCATGACGACGAACCGATGATCACGGCGCTGATCGCGGTATTGAACGAGGGCGGGCATCACAGCGCATCGGCGGTCGCCGAGCGGCTGGGCATGTCCGAACATACGTTGCGGCGGATCGCGGTCCGCTATTTCGGGATGACGCCCAAGCTGTTGCTGATGCGCGTCCGCTTCCTGCGGGCGTTCGTGCGGCTGTTCGTGCTGGGGCCGAACGGGAGATATGATCCGCTGGAAGACGGCTATTTCGACGTGCCGCATTTCCTGCGCGATGCCCGCTACTTCCTGGGCATGACGCCCAGGCAGTTCATGGCAATGCCGACGCCGTTCCTGGATGCGGTGTTGCGAAACCGGTAA
- a CDS encoding helix-turn-helix domain-containing protein yields the protein MTAPDQWQFDSDALSPDDSFVRYRELYAPGADAVRLSRPFAAKVRAWRLHRGLLFDRRLRGVGHERDAARVQRDSFDHFTLTFVLSGDQAVDTGEGFHQLLPGEALLLDMTLPMRLRSYDAHIVTVSIARDRLAGAAGQLDGLHGAILTGPGAGLLGDYLRALVDRIAALSDTAHEPAMTALSALVAVALGKAVDEDSELLAARRATARIERIRALIDARLSDPDFTASEVIATSDLSRATLYRTFRPYGGLAGYIQLRRLERVRRALGDPRDERPFATIALDSGFESSSHCSRLFTDRFGVRPGAYRKMMALNTDTDDPRIAMRMWQAEVR from the coding sequence GTGACTGCGCCCGACCAATGGCAGTTTGACAGCGACGCGCTGTCCCCCGACGACAGCTTCGTCCGCTACCGCGAACTCTACGCGCCGGGCGCGGACGCCGTGCGGTTGAGCCGACCGTTTGCGGCAAAGGTGCGGGCGTGGCGACTGCACCGCGGCCTGTTGTTCGACCGCCGATTGCGCGGGGTGGGTCATGAACGCGACGCCGCTCGCGTGCAGCGCGACTCATTCGACCATTTCACGCTGACCTTTGTCCTGTCGGGCGATCAGGCGGTGGATACGGGCGAAGGCTTTCACCAGCTTCTGCCGGGCGAGGCGCTGCTGCTGGACATGACGCTGCCGATGCGCCTGCGATCCTATGACGCGCATATCGTAACCGTCAGCATTGCGCGCGACCGTCTGGCGGGGGCGGCGGGCCAGTTGGACGGACTGCACGGGGCGATCCTGACCGGGCCGGGCGCGGGGTTGCTGGGCGATTATCTGCGGGCGCTGGTCGACCGGATCGCGGCCTTGTCCGACACGGCGCACGAACCGGCGATGACGGCGCTGTCGGCGCTGGTCGCGGTGGCGCTGGGCAAGGCGGTGGACGAGGATTCCGAGCTGTTGGCGGCCCGGCGCGCAACCGCCCGGATCGAGCGAATCCGCGCGTTGATCGACGCACGGCTGAGCGACCCCGATTTCACCGCCAGCGAGGTCATCGCGACCAGCGACCTGTCGCGCGCTACGCTGTATCGCACGTTTCGGCCTTATGGCGGATTGGCCGGCTATATTCAGTTGCGGCGGCTGGAACGGGTGCGCCGGGCATTGGGCGATCCGCGCGACGAGCGGCCCTTTGCCACCATCGCGCTCGACAGTGGCTTCGAAAGCTCCAGTCATTGCAGTCGCTTGTTCACCGATCGCTTTGGCGTGCGGCCCGGTGCGTATCGGAAGATGATGGCGCTGAATACTGACACTGACGATCCACGCATCGCCATGCGGATGTGGCAGGCGGAAGTCAGATAG
- a CDS encoding MFS transporter, whose protein sequence is MAAQPGEGAVGRLAIALSLGHFLAFVDRFTLAALMPVLGPRLALDDAATGLLLGPCFALPYATAALLPRKPMHGLAGGIALWSASGAAMGFVNSFEGLAAVRLGLGVGQAAFIPAAMALVAARPGRARAAGLAMFTMASAFGRNVALVSAGGGLAALAWFGVAAVPYGWRWLCVVTILPNIVLLIVLIRWGAKVSGAMAAPGSAAAPTPTPAGGVRTMLLYLLAAMPVLVIQSLAAWLPTLMARQHGLEPARAAMVGGIAMLIGSPLGQGLGGVMMARWPQARERGGPALVTLLALAIVPALVAVGAGTTVAVAGITLAAAMLGMSAFAGLFMVQQEIAPARRAQASGAFLTVITLVGIGIGPLAAGVASGHNAGGIAGGLMIVMIAAAATALLLLIVSRKIGRPSMASEAP, encoded by the coding sequence GTGGCAGCACAGCCGGGGGAGGGCGCCGTCGGGCGTCTCGCTATCGCATTGTCACTCGGGCATTTCCTCGCCTTTGTGGATCGTTTCACGCTGGCCGCGCTCATGCCGGTCCTCGGCCCCCGCCTCGCCCTGGACGACGCCGCGACCGGCCTCCTCCTCGGCCCCTGCTTCGCCCTCCCCTACGCCACCGCCGCCCTCCTCCCCCGCAAACCCATGCACGGACTGGCCGGCGGGATCGCCCTGTGGTCGGCGAGCGGTGCGGCGATGGGATTTGTCAATTCGTTCGAAGGGCTTGCGGCCGTCCGCCTTGGTTTGGGGGTTGGGCAGGCGGCGTTCATTCCCGCCGCAATGGCGCTGGTCGCGGCGCGGCCGGGGCGGGCGCGGGCGGCGGGGCTGGCGATGTTCACCATGGCGTCGGCCTTTGGGCGGAACGTTGCGCTGGTGAGTGCGGGGGGCGGGCTGGCGGCGTTGGCGTGGTTCGGGGTGGCGGCGGTACCCTATGGGTGGCGGTGGCTGTGCGTGGTGACGATCCTGCCCAACATCGTGCTGCTGATCGTGCTGATCCGGTGGGGGGCCAAGGTGAGCGGAGCCATGGCGGCGCCGGGGAGCGCGGCCGCGCCGACCCCGACGCCGGCGGGCGGGGTGAGGACGATGCTGCTGTACCTGCTGGCCGCGATGCCGGTGCTGGTGATCCAGAGCCTGGCGGCGTGGCTGCCGACGCTGATGGCGCGGCAGCATGGGCTGGAGCCGGCGAGGGCGGCGATGGTCGGCGGGATCGCCATGCTGATCGGGTCGCCGCTGGGGCAGGGGCTGGGCGGGGTGATGATGGCGCGCTGGCCGCAGGCGCGCGAACGGGGAGGGCCGGCGCTGGTCACGCTGCTCGCGCTGGCGATCGTGCCGGCGCTGGTGGCGGTCGGCGCCGGCACGACCGTGGCGGTGGCGGGGATCACGCTGGCCGCGGCGATGCTGGGGATGAGCGCGTTTGCCGGGTTGTTCATGGTGCAGCAGGAAATCGCCCCGGCGCGCCGGGCACAGGCCAGCGGCGCGTTCCTGACCGTGATCACGCTGGTTGGCATCGGCATCGGGCCGTTGGCGGCGGGCGTGGCGAGCGGGCACAATGCGGGGGGCATCGCCGGGGGACTGATGATCGTGATGATCGCAGCCGCGGCGACCGCGCTCCTGCTGCTGATCGTCAGCCGGAAGATCGGACGTCCGTCCATGGCGTCGGAGGCGCCGTGA
- a CDS encoding MFS transporter produces MRKPKPHLPLARILEMNLGFFGLQFSFGLQQGNMAPIYSYLGAEEASLPLLLLAGPITGLVVQPIIGAMSDRTDSRFGRRTPYFLFGAVLCALGLFFMPLSASLLMAASLLWILDAGNNITMEPYRAYVADRLDAPQHGLGFLTQSAFTGLAQMLAFLTPSILVFFGMNQDWVDAHNIPYTARVTFMAGAVLSLTTILWSIRRVPELPLEPEEKARIAAQSKSPGAVLAEIGTAIRDMPVAMRKLALMSLFQWYAMAGYWAYIIYAIGRSVYGTAQANSSGFHSAVLANGEMAAFYNGVAFIAAFAMVPLARRIGAASLHAACLVLAGIGMLWLPHIETKALLFVPAIGVGLGWASIMGNPYVILAGSIPPERNGVYMGIFNMMIVIPMLLFAATMPFAYQPLLGGDPRHVLSLCGVLMFAAAAAVFSVRERNAAGLPVGATAA; encoded by the coding sequence ATGCGCAAACCCAAGCCCCATCTGCCGCTCGCCCGCATATTGGAGATGAACCTGGGCTTTTTCGGCCTGCAATTCTCCTTTGGCCTGCAGCAGGGCAACATGGCCCCGATCTACAGCTATCTGGGCGCCGAGGAGGCGAGCCTGCCGCTGCTGCTGCTTGCCGGGCCGATCACTGGGCTGGTGGTGCAGCCGATCATCGGCGCGATGAGCGATCGGACGGACAGCCGGTTCGGGCGGCGCACCCCCTATTTCCTGTTCGGGGCGGTGCTGTGCGCGCTGGGGCTGTTCTTCATGCCGCTGAGCGCGTCGCTGCTGATGGCGGCGTCGCTGTTGTGGATCCTGGACGCGGGCAACAACATCACGATGGAGCCGTACCGCGCCTATGTCGCGGACCGGCTGGACGCGCCGCAGCACGGACTGGGCTTCCTGACGCAAAGCGCGTTCACCGGCTTGGCCCAGATGCTCGCCTTCCTCACGCCTTCCATCCTCGTCTTCTTCGGGATGAACCAGGACTGGGTCGACGCGCACAACATCCCCTATACCGCGCGGGTGACGTTCATGGCGGGCGCGGTCCTGTCGCTGACCACCATCCTATGGTCGATCCGGCGCGTGCCCGAACTGCCGCTGGAGCCCGAGGAAAAGGCCCGCATCGCCGCGCAGTCCAAGTCCCCCGGCGCGGTGCTGGCCGAGATCGGCACCGCGATCCGCGACATGCCGGTGGCGATGCGCAAGCTGGCGCTGATGAGCCTGTTCCAATGGTATGCGATGGCCGGATACTGGGCGTACATCATCTATGCCATCGGCCGGTCGGTCTATGGCACCGCCCAGGCCAATTCGTCGGGCTTCCATTCCGCCGTGCTGGCCAATGGCGAGATGGCGGCGTTTTACAACGGCGTCGCCTTTATCGCGGCCTTTGCGATGGTGCCGCTTGCCCGCCGCATCGGCGCGGCCTCGCTTCACGCCGCCTGTCTGGTGCTTGCCGGGATCGGCATGCTGTGGCTGCCGCATATCGAGACCAAGGCGCTGCTGTTCGTGCCCGCGATCGGCGTCGGCCTCGGCTGGGCGAGCATCATGGGCAATCCGTACGTGATCCTGGCCGGGTCGATCCCGCCGGAGCGCAACGGCGTCTATATGGGCATCTTCAACATGATGATCGTCATCCCGATGCTGCTGTTCGCGGCGACGATGCCCTTTGCCTATCAGCCGCTGCTGGGCGGCGATCCGCGTCATGTGCTGAGCCTGTGCGGCGTGCTGATGTTCGCCGCCGCCGCCGCCGTCTTCTCGGTGCGGGAGCGCAATGCCGCCGGCCTGCCGGTGGGCGCGACCGCGGCATGA
- a CDS encoding alpha-galactosidase — MSAIALHGPTTSMVLECRDDGPPLWRWWGGRLDAETLPALADLRAPASFSLDVDQPLALVPAYGAGWFGPAALRAHRGGRHSAHRFTTQDIDCGADAITVHLRDDAAGLTLVQRIAVAGDMLTLSATLTNNGDTPLSVDWLASGTLPLPHDCTAIRHFTGRHNAEFVEAVEPMPAQGWTREGRRGLTGHAGPPGLFVEGPGATRHAGRVHAAQLAWSGNHRLLLERDDEGYWVLQMGMALAPGEVSLAPGESLTTPDLLATCSNTGLNGAVQAFHAAIRARAPWPTEGMRPRPVHINSWEGFYFDHDEAALKALATRAADLGVERFVLDDGWFRGRDDDTAALGDWEPDARKYPDGLAPLATHVMDLGMEFGLWVEPEMINPDSDLYRAHPDWVLAVDGVPRITARNQLVLDLGRAVVRDHLFARLDALLTGLPIAYLKWDHNRDLAPAAGAEGRAAYVAQVSGVYDLLDRLGAAHPAVEIESCAGGGGRIDAGIAARTHRFWTSDCIDAVSRVSMQRGFLMFMPPEMMGAHVGAAPAHSTGRAQGMAFRAAVALPGHFGVELDPAEMAAEEAGLLAAGIARYKALRDRLHSGRVWLGEGPDGLVWQAHGEPDDLILHVTRVAPTTLRRPPPIVLPMLTGAGDVRVALLEIATVPGHPAPDAPLFAAMRGGGVVIGGDALATAGLPMPAMKAESVALFRLTRAS; from the coding sequence ATGAGCGCCATCGCCCTGCACGGCCCGACGACGAGCATGGTGCTGGAATGCCGCGACGACGGCCCGCCGCTGTGGCGCTGGTGGGGCGGCCGGCTGGACGCCGAGACGCTGCCGGCGCTGGCCGATCTGCGGGCCCCCGCCTCCTTCTCGCTGGATGTCGATCAACCGCTGGCGCTGGTCCCCGCCTACGGCGCCGGCTGGTTCGGCCCGGCGGCGCTGCGCGCGCATCGCGGCGGCCGCCACTCCGCACATCGCTTCACGACGCAGGACATCGATTGCGGCGCGGATGCGATTACCGTGCATCTGCGTGACGATGCCGCCGGCCTGACGCTGGTGCAGCGGATCGCGGTGGCGGGCGACATGCTCACCCTGTCCGCCACGCTGACCAACAACGGCGACACGCCGCTGAGCGTCGACTGGCTGGCGAGCGGCACCCTGCCCCTGCCGCACGACTGCACCGCGATCCGCCACTTCACCGGCCGCCACAATGCCGAATTCGTCGAGGCGGTAGAGCCGATGCCGGCACAAGGCTGGACGCGGGAGGGCCGACGCGGGCTGACCGGCCATGCCGGCCCGCCGGGCCTGTTCGTCGAGGGGCCGGGGGCGACCCGCCATGCCGGGCGCGTCCATGCCGCACAACTGGCCTGGTCGGGCAATCACCGCCTGCTGTTGGAGCGCGACGACGAAGGTTACTGGGTCCTGCAGATGGGGATGGCGCTGGCCCCCGGCGAGGTATCACTGGCGCCGGGCGAGAGCCTGACGACGCCCGACCTGCTCGCCACCTGTTCCAACACCGGCCTGAACGGCGCGGTACAGGCGTTCCATGCCGCGATCCGCGCCCGCGCGCCCTGGCCGACGGAGGGGATGCGCCCGCGCCCGGTGCACATCAACAGTTGGGAAGGATTCTACTTCGACCATGACGAGGCGGCGCTGAAGGCACTTGCCACGCGCGCCGCCGATCTGGGCGTCGAACGCTTCGTGCTGGACGATGGCTGGTTCCGCGGCCGCGACGACGACACCGCGGCCCTTGGCGACTGGGAGCCGGACGCACGCAAATATCCGGACGGACTGGCGCCGCTGGCAACCCATGTCATGGATCTGGGCATGGAGTTCGGCCTTTGGGTCGAACCGGAAATGATCAATCCCGACAGTGACCTGTATCGCGCGCATCCCGATTGGGTGCTGGCGGTGGACGGCGTGCCGCGCATCACCGCGCGCAACCAGCTCGTCCTCGACCTCGGCCGGGCTGTGGTGCGCGACCATCTGTTCGCGCGGCTGGACGCGCTGCTGACCGGGTTGCCGATCGCCTATCTGAAATGGGACCATAACCGCGATCTGGCGCCCGCCGCCGGGGCGGAGGGCCGCGCAGCCTATGTGGCGCAGGTGAGCGGCGTCTATGATCTGCTCGACCGGCTGGGTGCCGCGCACCCGGCGGTGGAGATCGAGTCCTGCGCCGGCGGCGGCGGCCGGATCGATGCCGGCATCGCCGCGCGCACGCACCGCTTCTGGACCAGCGACTGCATCGACGCGGTGTCGCGCGTGTCGATGCAGCGCGGCTTCCTGATGTTCATGCCGCCGGAGATGATGGGCGCGCATGTCGGCGCCGCACCCGCCCATTCCACCGGCCGTGCACAAGGCATGGCGTTTCGCGCCGCCGTCGCGCTGCCCGGCCATTTCGGCGTCGAGCTGGACCCGGCCGAGATGGCCGCGGAAGAGGCGGGCCTGCTCGCCGCCGGCATCGCCCGCTACAAGGCTTTGCGCGACCGGCTGCACAGCGGGCGCGTGTGGCTGGGCGAAGGGCCGGACGGACTGGTCTGGCAGGCGCATGGGGAGCCGGACGATTTGATCCTGCACGTCACCCGCGTCGCGCCCACCACGCTGCGCCGCCCGCCGCCGATCGTGCTGCCGATGCTGACCGGCGCGGGGGACGTACGCGTCGCGCTGCTGGAGATTGCCACCGTGCCCGGCCACCCCGCGCCCGATGCGCCGCTGTTCGCCGCGATGCGAGGCGGCGGCGTCGTGATCGGCGGCGATGCGCTGGCGACCGCGGGCCTGCCCATGCCGGCGATGAAGGCGGAAAGCGTCGCGCTGTTCCGCCTCACCCGTGCTTCCTGA
- a CDS encoding glycoside hydrolase family 68 protein — protein MPLLDPLPSHWSADAVAGIPEQMPHASLPVFGAADVVPIAPGLDLWDMWQIQRADGSTVIVDGRSFWFFLATERFPDPDMRHDAARIRLTSHGADGWRDHGWTFDPGVTPGSREWSGCAVLGDDAETLTLYFTASGRPGGPRTFEQRLFETRGRFLVDAGTPRTGDWTKPVESVAADGATYLVADQREAVDDRIKGFRDPGYFRDPADGAEYLLFVGSAGWVDDVHDGVIGAARREGDRWMLNAPPVESIGTNSELERPHVIHRDGRYYLFWSTQGKRFAPGLPGVTGLYAMVAESMAGPWRPVNGTGLVAANPAAEPYQAYCWWVTGELDVISFVDAWGLAGCDPADPTLRRAQFGGTAAPFFRLSIEGDRVTIK, from the coding sequence ATGCCGTTACTCGATCCCCTTCCCTCGCACTGGTCCGCCGACGCCGTGGCCGGCATCCCGGAGCAGATGCCGCACGCGTCGCTGCCCGTGTTCGGCGCGGCCGACGTGGTGCCGATCGCGCCGGGGCTGGACCTGTGGGACATGTGGCAGATCCAGCGCGCGGACGGTTCGACGGTGATCGTCGACGGTCGCAGCTTCTGGTTCTTTCTGGCGACCGAGCGGTTTCCCGATCCCGACATGCGCCATGACGCGGCGCGCATCCGCCTGACCAGCCACGGCGCCGATGGCTGGCGCGATCATGGCTGGACGTTCGATCCCGGCGTCACACCCGGCAGCCGCGAATGGTCCGGCTGTGCGGTGCTGGGCGACGATGCCGAGACGCTTACCCTGTATTTCACCGCCTCCGGCCGGCCCGGCGGCCCCCGTACCTTCGAGCAGCGCCTGTTCGAGACACGAGGGCGCTTCCTGGTCGATGCGGGAACCCCGCGCACCGGCGACTGGACCAAGCCGGTCGAATCGGTCGCCGCCGATGGCGCCACCTATCTCGTCGCCGATCAGCGCGAGGCGGTGGACGACCGGATCAAGGGCTTTCGCGACCCCGGCTATTTCCGCGATCCCGCTGACGGCGCCGAATATCTGCTGTTCGTCGGATCGGCCGGCTGGGTGGACGATGTGCATGACGGCGTGATCGGCGCGGCGCGGCGCGAGGGCGACCGCTGGATGCTGAACGCGCCGCCGGTCGAGTCGATCGGCACCAACAGCGAGCTGGAACGCCCGCACGTCATACACCGCGACGGGCGCTATTATCTGTTCTGGTCGACGCAAGGGAAGCGCTTCGCCCCCGGCCTGCCCGGCGTCACCGGGCTGTACGCGATGGTCGCGGAATCGATGGCGGGGCCATGGCGGCCGGTGAACGGCACCGGTCTCGTCGCGGCGAACCCGGCGGCGGAGCCCTATCAGGCCTATTGCTGGTGGGTGACGGGCGAGCTGGACGTGATCAGCTTCGTCGACGCCTGGGGGCTGGCAGGGTGCGATCCCGCCGATCCGACCTTACGCCGCGCACAGTTCGGCGGCACGGCGGCGCCATTCTTCCGCCTGTCGATTGAAGGCGACCGGGTGACGATCAAGTGA
- a CDS encoding TonB-dependent receptor domain-containing protein, whose amino-acid sequence MSKVALRCCASGIALSLAWTMPATAQTAPAATEAPATDTDAAPQAAAEQSDDIVVTATSGERSRFRSSISVSQVSQDAIRNFTPRSEAEVLRNIPGLQPSDTAGPGGNANIGVRGIPVSTGGSEYVALQEDGLPVTLFGDINFGNNDYWIRFDQNVERVEAVRGGSSSTFASQAPGAVINYLSKTGDRAGGSAAFSKGLDFRENRVDFDYGAPISDSLRFHVGGYARNGGGLTNEDFNILRGYQIKANVTKDLPDNRGYVRLLFKRLDEQAPTSSATPAVARVQGNKITDFTALPGLDPRDGSTYSIYNRAFQFRDYDGQLRSAEVEGIHPRVTSIGGQLHYEFDNGVTVDDTIRYQDMSGNFTTQFANALSTSSLLGSTVNGQTVGAIRYAAGPNAGQLFTGQFVNNNPNINTLMKDMGNFANNLTVSGKYDVLGGSLRATAGWFHMSQTIRQDWHVNRQYSELVGDNAAPLDLFSTTGARLTAAGQAGFNDNWGTCCARRVDLTYTNDAPFVSLSYENGGLDLDGSVRFDTVKGEGTAQGGVQGPVTVVNGAAIPSLVLNPTVERIDYRDSYVSWSFGALYALNTHTSLFARVSRGGRFNADRRVLSNNFNADGSLNTQGRNTSVNFLNQQEIGWKQRGEVMSGSYSVEVTGFRSTLTENNYDFTRLTNPAPNNNPNISNSYRSMGIEFTGRFNLGNFRLAADATYIESKITDSATAELRGNRPGGQPKFIYLISPSYDAGFFAGGVSVSGQTSVPLDDFNTLTVKGSTFLNGYLKLRPTDRIEVGLNANNLLNTLGFRGGGTVVPLAPASATSTLFQATAVYGRTVTASIRYNF is encoded by the coding sequence ATGAGCAAGGTTGCGCTTCGTTGCTGTGCGTCGGGGATCGCGCTGTCCCTGGCGTGGACCATGCCCGCCACGGCGCAGACCGCTCCCGCCGCGACCGAGGCACCGGCCACGGATACCGATGCGGCGCCCCAGGCCGCCGCCGAGCAGAGCGACGACATCGTCGTGACGGCGACCAGCGGCGAGCGTTCGCGCTTCCGCAGCTCGATCTCGGTGTCGCAGGTCAGCCAGGATGCGATCCGCAACTTCACGCCCCGCTCCGAGGCGGAGGTGTTGCGCAACATCCCCGGCCTTCAGCCGTCCGACACCGCCGGCCCCGGCGGTAACGCCAATATCGGCGTGCGCGGCATCCCGGTGTCGACGGGCGGTTCGGAATATGTGGCATTGCAGGAGGACGGCCTGCCCGTCACGCTGTTCGGCGACATCAACTTCGGCAACAACGACTACTGGATCCGCTTCGACCAGAATGTCGAGCGGGTGGAAGCGGTGCGCGGCGGTTCGTCCTCCACCTTCGCCAGCCAGGCGCCGGGTGCGGTGATCAACTATCTGAGCAAGACGGGCGACCGCGCGGGCGGTTCGGCCGCGTTCTCCAAGGGGCTGGATTTCCGCGAGAACCGGGTCGATTTCGATTATGGCGCGCCGATCAGCGACAGCTTGCGCTTCCATGTCGGCGGCTATGCGCGCAACGGCGGCGGCCTGACCAACGAGGATTTCAACATCCTTCGCGGTTATCAGATCAAGGCCAACGTCACCAAGGACCTGCCCGACAATCGCGGCTATGTCCGCCTGCTGTTCAAGCGGCTGGACGAACAGGCACCGACGAGTTCGGCGACGCCGGCCGTGGCGCGGGTCCAGGGTAACAAGATCACCGACTTCACCGCGCTGCCCGGCCTCGATCCGCGCGACGGCTCGACCTACTCGATCTACAACCGCGCCTTCCAGTTTCGCGATTATGACGGGCAGCTTCGCTCCGCCGAGGTAGAGGGTATCCACCCGCGCGTCACCTCGATCGGCGGGCAGTTGCATTACGAGTTCGACAATGGCGTGACGGTGGACGACACCATCCGCTACCAGGACATGAGCGGCAACTTCACCACGCAGTTCGCCAATGCGCTGTCGACGTCGAGCCTGCTGGGATCGACGGTGAACGGCCAGACGGTGGGCGCGATCCGCTATGCCGCCGGGCCGAATGCGGGGCAGCTTTTCACCGGCCAGTTCGTCAACAACAACCCCAACATCAACACACTGATGAAGGACATGGGGAATTTCGCCAACAACCTGACCGTGTCGGGCAAGTATGACGTGCTGGGCGGATCGCTGCGCGCGACGGCGGGCTGGTTCCACATGAGCCAGACGATCCGGCAGGACTGGCACGTCAACCGCCAGTATAGCGAACTGGTCGGCGACAATGCCGCGCCGCTCGACCTGTTCTCCACCACCGGCGCGCGGCTGACCGCGGCGGGGCAGGCGGGGTTCAACGACAATTGGGGCACCTGCTGCGCGCGCCGCGTCGACCTGACCTACACCAACGATGCGCCCTTCGTGTCGCTGTCCTACGAGAATGGCGGCCTGGACCTGGACGGCAGCGTCCGGTTCGACACGGTGAAGGGTGAGGGCACCGCGCAGGGCGGCGTGCAGGGACCGGTGACGGTGGTGAACGGCGCGGCGATCCCGTCGCTGGTGCTGAACCCGACGGTGGAGCGGATCGATTATCGCGACAGCTATGTCAGCTGGTCGTTCGGCGCGCTCTATGCGCTCAACACGCACACCAGCCTGTTCGCGCGGGTCAGCCGCGGTGGCCGCTTCAATGCCGACCGGCGCGTGCTGAGCAACAACTTCAACGCGGACGGCTCGCTCAACACGCAAGGCCGCAACACCTCGGTCAACTTCCTGAACCAGCAGGAAATCGGCTGGAAGCAGCGCGGCGAGGTGATGAGCGGCAGCTATTCGGTCGAGGTTACCGGATTCCGTTCGACACTGACCGAGAATAATTATGACTTCACCCGGCTGACCAATCCGGCACCGAACAACAATCCCAACATCTCGAACAGCTATCGTTCGATGGGTATCGAGTTCACCGGGCGGTTCAACCTGGGCAATTTCCGCCTGGCGGCCGACGCGACCTATATCGAATCGAAGATCACCGACAGCGCCACCGCAGAATTGCGCGGCAATCGTCCGGGCGGGCAGCCCAAGTTCATCTACCTGATCTCGCCATCCTATGATGCGGGCTTCTTTGCCGGCGGCGTCAGCGTCAGCGGCCAGACGAGCGTACCGCTGGACGACTTCAACACGCTGACGGTAAAGGGGTCGACCTTCCTCAACGGCTATCTGAAGCTGCGCCCGACCGATCGGATCGAGGTCGGGCTGAATGCCAACAACCTGCTGAACACGCTGGGCTTCCGTGGCGGCGGTACGGTGGTGCCGCTGGCGCCGGCATCGGCGACCAGCACGCTGTTCCAGGCGACCGCGGTCTATGGTCGCACGGTGACGGCGTCGATCCGGTATAATTTCTGA